In Eupeodes corollae chromosome 3, idEupCoro1.1, whole genome shotgun sequence, a single genomic region encodes these proteins:
- the LOC129951308 gene encoding putative nuclease HARBI1 isoform X2 — protein MEEKSIIIAATSVLILTRICLRRRRKMKRRLFWVNPYLQGRSSFGRFNDFDDMMNYPASFRENFHMSYEQFHYIYDKIETHLKPVKYSRADIIPAKAKLAMVLEFLACGSLQRHIASVYRVSKQAFGLIVDQVCIAICTEMSDEMPKMRKTNWLEVANKFNARWNFPNCVGAIDGKHIAIKCPKNAGSLFYNYKKFHSIVLMAVADAQYRFIYIDVGAYGSEGDASVFLTSSFGRSIVQNTIALPESTYIGCNQMPFVFVGDDAFPLSERIMKPYTPQRGANLSDSETIFNYRLSRARRCVENSFGILVAKFACLSRTLFCGPERAQKITSACYRYDVDGRLIEGEWRNKVQNIIHLDRSSQRQSRPNESSKKTRDVFKEFVNSNDGSLPWQRTAVFL, from the exons atggAGGAAAAAAGCATAATTATCGCTGCAACTTCTGTTTTAATTCTCACGAGAATTTGCTTGAGACGGAGACGTAAAATGAAACGAAGATTATTTTGGGTCAATCCATATTTACAGGGACGAAGTTCTTTCGGAAGATTCAATGAT tttgATGATATGATGAATTACCCTGCAAGTTTTCGGGAGAACTTTCATATGAGCTATGAGCAGTTTCATTATATTTACgacaaaatagaaacacatcTGAAACCAGTAAAATATTCCAGAGCTGATATAATTCCTGCAAAAGCAAAACTAGCAATGGTCTTAGA ATTTCTTGCTTGTGGTTCGCTTCAAAGACACATTGCATCTGTTTATCGAGTGAGCAAACAAGCTTTTGGTCTAATTGTTGATCAAGTTTGTATCGCTATATGCACCGAGATGAGTGACGAGATGCCAAAAATGAGGAAAACAAATTGGTTGGAAGTTGCAAATAAGTTCAATGCTAGATGGAATTTTCCCAATTGTGTTGGAGCCATTGATGGCAAACATATAGCCATTAAGTGCCCCAAAAATGCCGGGTCCTTGTTCTACAATTAcaag AAATTCCACAGCATTGTTTTAATGGCTGTTGCTGATGCTCAATACAGATTTATATATATCGACGTTGGAGCCTATGGATCAGAAGGAGATGCTTCTGTGTTTTTAACAAGCAGTTTTGGTCGAAGTATCGTCCAAAATACGATTGCCTTACCTGAAAGCACTTATATTGGGTGCAATCAAATgccttttgtttttgtaggtgaTGATGCATTCCCCCTTTCAGAACGAATTATGAAACCATACACACCACAGCGTGGAGCAAATCTCTCGGACTcggaaacaattttcaattacagGCTTAGTCGGGCCCGCCGATGTGTTGAAAACTCATTTGGCATTTTGGTTGCCAAATTTGCATGTCTCTCACGTACGCTTTTTTGCGGTCCTGAAAGAGCACAAAAAATAACATCGGCGTGTT ATCGCTATGACGTAGATGGACGTCTCATTGAAGGGGAATGGCGGAATAAAGTACAAAATATTATCCATCTAGATAGATCATCACAACGACAATCAAGGCCAAACGAAAGTTCGAAAAAAACAAGAGATGTTTTCAAGGAATTCGTCAATTCAAATGATGGTTCCCTTCCCTGGCAGAGAACcgcagttttcttataa
- the LOC129951308 gene encoding putative nuclease HARBI1 isoform X1, with translation MEEKSIIIAATSVLILTRICLRRRRKMKRRLFWVNPYLQGRSSFGRFNDFDDMMNYPASFRENFHMSYEQFHYIYDKIETHLKPVKYSRADIIPAKAKLAMVLEFLACGSLQRHIASVYRVSKQAFGLIVDQVCIAICTEMSDEMPKMRKTNWLEVANKFNARWNFPNCVGAIDGKHIAIKCPKNAGSLFYNYKKFHSIVLMAVADAQYRFIYIDVGAYGSEGDASVFLTSSFGRSIVQNTIALPESTYIGCNQMPFVFVGDDAFPLSERIMKPYTPQRGANLSDSETIFNYRLSRARRCVENSFGILVAKFACLSRTLFCGPERAQKITSACCILHNYLLKSDRNFYCPDNFADRYDVDGRLIEGEWRNKVQNIIHLDRSSQRQSRPNESSKKTRDVFKEFVNSNDGSLPWQRTAVFL, from the exons atggAGGAAAAAAGCATAATTATCGCTGCAACTTCTGTTTTAATTCTCACGAGAATTTGCTTGAGACGGAGACGTAAAATGAAACGAAGATTATTTTGGGTCAATCCATATTTACAGGGACGAAGTTCTTTCGGAAGATTCAATGAT tttgATGATATGATGAATTACCCTGCAAGTTTTCGGGAGAACTTTCATATGAGCTATGAGCAGTTTCATTATATTTACgacaaaatagaaacacatcTGAAACCAGTAAAATATTCCAGAGCTGATATAATTCCTGCAAAAGCAAAACTAGCAATGGTCTTAGA ATTTCTTGCTTGTGGTTCGCTTCAAAGACACATTGCATCTGTTTATCGAGTGAGCAAACAAGCTTTTGGTCTAATTGTTGATCAAGTTTGTATCGCTATATGCACCGAGATGAGTGACGAGATGCCAAAAATGAGGAAAACAAATTGGTTGGAAGTTGCAAATAAGTTCAATGCTAGATGGAATTTTCCCAATTGTGTTGGAGCCATTGATGGCAAACATATAGCCATTAAGTGCCCCAAAAATGCCGGGTCCTTGTTCTACAATTAcaag AAATTCCACAGCATTGTTTTAATGGCTGTTGCTGATGCTCAATACAGATTTATATATATCGACGTTGGAGCCTATGGATCAGAAGGAGATGCTTCTGTGTTTTTAACAAGCAGTTTTGGTCGAAGTATCGTCCAAAATACGATTGCCTTACCTGAAAGCACTTATATTGGGTGCAATCAAATgccttttgtttttgtaggtgaTGATGCATTCCCCCTTTCAGAACGAATTATGAAACCATACACACCACAGCGTGGAGCAAATCTCTCGGACTcggaaacaattttcaattacagGCTTAGTCGGGCCCGCCGATGTGTTGAAAACTCATTTGGCATTTTGGTTGCCAAATTTGCATGTCTCTCACGTACGCTTTTTTGCGGTCCTGAAAGAGCACAAAAAATAACATCGGCGTGTTGTATTCTgcacaattatttattaaaaagtgatCGAAATTTCTATTGTCCAGACAATTTTGCAGATCGCTATGACGTAGATGGACGTCTCATTGAAGGGGAATGGCGGAATAAAGTACAAAATATTATCCATCTAGATAGATCATCACAACGACAATCAAGGCCAAACGAAAGTTCGAAAAAAACAAGAGATGTTTTCAAGGAATTCGTCAATTCAAATGATGGTTCCCTTCCCTGGCAGAGAACcgcagttttcttataa